A single Zonotrichia albicollis isolate bZonAlb1 chromosome 28, bZonAlb1.hap1, whole genome shotgun sequence DNA region contains:
- the DENND2D gene encoding DENN domain-containing protein 2D isoform X2: protein MLPGPPCPFLPVSRTSPSPAPALLGRVSRARPVPGVARSPLLLLLSAPCRPSSPGKAKARRAEAEPSAPGCAVPGRGRTETTMASSIGNFLRRSLRRAGRREGKDGASAADNTPPQAPQGKQGERSSVFYSAGQFFFEYLVVVSLKKMPDGHYEPKITYQFPKRENLLKGQKEEEERLLKAIPLFCFPDGNNWAPITEFTSETFSFVLTNVDGSRKIGYCRRLLPSGRGVRLPEVFCIISCLGCFGLFSKILDEVEKRRQISMAVIYPFMQGLRESPFPAPGKTVTIKSFIPESGTELIELTRPVDAHLEHVEFQALLQRLSPHLILHIFASAMLERRLIFLAEELSVLSQCIHAVAALLYPFTWAHTYIPVLPECLLDTVCCPTPFMVGIQMRHLQRVLEQPMEEVGDEEEILPGKLQNEMLTSLNRHNNNNNVHTSEQVNALVSETFVQFFVRLVGHYGSHIKWGRSGSGSFQERNFCKAMASKSCRRLLKKFVKTNMFSLFIEEAEKSRIPQEAYFQKKIIEYHEQKKHRKDS, encoded by the exons ATGCTCCCGGGCCCCCCATGCCCGTTTCTCCCGGTTTCCCGGACTTCTCCGTCCCCAGCGCCCGCTCTCCTCGGACGCGTGTCCCGTGCCCGGCCGGTGCCAGGTGTTGCCCGGTccccgctcctcctcctcctctccgcCCCGTGCCGTCCCTCCTCCCCCGGGAAAGCGAAAGCGCGGCGGGCGGAAGCCGAGCCCTCCGCGCCGGGCTGTGccgtgccgggccggggccgaaCGGAGACCACCATGGCTTCTTCCATCGGCAACTTCTTGCGACGGAGCCTACGGCGCGCCGGCCGCAGAG AAGGAAAAGATGGGGCCTCTGCTGCAGACAACACCCCCCCACAGGCACCACAGGGGAAGCAGGGGGAGCGGAGCTCAGTCTTCTACTCTGCTGGACAGTTCTTCTTTGAGTACCTGGTGGTGGTGTCACTGAAGAAGATGCCAGATGGACACTATGAGCCCAAGATAACCTACCAATTCCCAAAG CGTGAGAACTTGCTGAAGGGccagaaggaagaggaggaacgTCTCCTCAAAGCCATCCCCCTCTTCTGCTTCCCTGACGGCAACAACTGGGCACCCATCACGGAGTTTACCAG cgaAACCTTTTCCTTTGTCCTGACAAACGTGGATGGCAGCAGGAAGATTGGCTACTGCAGGCGGCTGCTG CCATCTGGGCGTGGTGTCCGACTCCCTGAGGTTTTCTGCATCATCAGCTGCCTCGGCTGCTTTGGGCTCTTCTCCAAG ATCCTGGACGAGGTGGAGAAGAGGCGCCAGATCTCCATGGCAGTGATCTACCCCTTCATGCAGGGCCTGCGGGAGTCGCCCTTCCCCGCCCCGGGGAAAACTGTCACCATCAAAAGCTTCATCCCCGAGTCGGGCACAGAG CTCATCGAGCTCACACGGCCTGTGGACGCCCATCTGGAGCACGTGGagttccaggctctgctccagcggCTCAGCCCTCACCTCATCCTGCACATCTTCGCCTCTGCCATGCTGGAGCGGCGGCTCATCTTCCTGGCCGAGGAGCTGAG TGTCCTGTCCCAGTGCATCCATGCCGTGGCTGCTCTGCTGTACCCCTTCACCTGGGCTCACACCTACATCCCCGTGCTGCCCGAGTGCCTGCTGGACACCGTGTGCTGCCCCACGCCCTTCATGGTCGGCATCCAGATGCGGCACCTGCAGCGGGTCCTGGAGCAGCCAATGGAGGAG GTGGGGGATGAGGAGGAAATCCTGCCTGGGAAGCTGCAGAACGAGATGCTGACATCTCTGAACAggcacaacaacaacaacaacgtGCACA cCTCGGAGCAGGTGAACGCCCTGGTGTCGGAGACCTTCGTGCAGTTCTTTGTGCGCTTGGTGGGGCACTACGGCTCCCACATCAAGTGGGGCAGGAGTGGCTCTGGCAGCTTCCAGGAGCGAAACTTCTGCAAGGCCATGGCCTCCAAGAGCTGCCGCCGGCTCCTCAAGAAGTTTGTGAAGACAAACATGTTCTCCCTATTTATTGAGGAAGCGGAGAAGAGCAGGATCCCCCAGGAAG CATAtttccagaagaaaataataGAGTACCATGAACAGAAGAAGCACAGAAAGGACTCCTGA
- the DENND2D gene encoding DENN domain-containing protein 2D isoform X1: protein MLPGPPCPFLPVSRTSPSPAPALLGRVSRARPVPGVARSPLLLLLSAPCRPSSPGKAKARRAEAEPSAPGCAVPGRGRTETTMASSIGNFLRRSLRRAGRREGKDGASAADNTPPQAPQGKQGERSSVFYSAGQFFFEYLVVVSLKKMPDGHYEPKITYQFPKRENLLKGQKEEEERLLKAIPLFCFPDGNNWAPITEFTSETFSFVLTNVDGSRKIGYCRRLLPSGRGVRLPEVFCIISCLGCFGLFSKILDEVEKRRQISMAVIYPFMQGLRESPFPAPGKTVTIKSFIPESGTELIELTRPVDAHLEHVEFQALLQRLSPHLILHIFASAMLERRLIFLAEELSVLSQCIHAVAALLYPFTWAHTYIPVLPECLLDTVCCPTPFMVGIQMRHLQRVLEQPMEEALIVDLCEGKIIRAVGDEEEILPGKLQNEMLTSLNRHNNNNNVHTSEQVNALVSETFVQFFVRLVGHYGSHIKWGRSGSGSFQERNFCKAMASKSCRRLLKKFVKTNMFSLFIEEAEKSRIPQEAYFQKKIIEYHEQKKHRKDS from the exons ATGCTCCCGGGCCCCCCATGCCCGTTTCTCCCGGTTTCCCGGACTTCTCCGTCCCCAGCGCCCGCTCTCCTCGGACGCGTGTCCCGTGCCCGGCCGGTGCCAGGTGTTGCCCGGTccccgctcctcctcctcctctccgcCCCGTGCCGTCCCTCCTCCCCCGGGAAAGCGAAAGCGCGGCGGGCGGAAGCCGAGCCCTCCGCGCCGGGCTGTGccgtgccgggccggggccgaaCGGAGACCACCATGGCTTCTTCCATCGGCAACTTCTTGCGACGGAGCCTACGGCGCGCCGGCCGCAGAG AAGGAAAAGATGGGGCCTCTGCTGCAGACAACACCCCCCCACAGGCACCACAGGGGAAGCAGGGGGAGCGGAGCTCAGTCTTCTACTCTGCTGGACAGTTCTTCTTTGAGTACCTGGTGGTGGTGTCACTGAAGAAGATGCCAGATGGACACTATGAGCCCAAGATAACCTACCAATTCCCAAAG CGTGAGAACTTGCTGAAGGGccagaaggaagaggaggaacgTCTCCTCAAAGCCATCCCCCTCTTCTGCTTCCCTGACGGCAACAACTGGGCACCCATCACGGAGTTTACCAG cgaAACCTTTTCCTTTGTCCTGACAAACGTGGATGGCAGCAGGAAGATTGGCTACTGCAGGCGGCTGCTG CCATCTGGGCGTGGTGTCCGACTCCCTGAGGTTTTCTGCATCATCAGCTGCCTCGGCTGCTTTGGGCTCTTCTCCAAG ATCCTGGACGAGGTGGAGAAGAGGCGCCAGATCTCCATGGCAGTGATCTACCCCTTCATGCAGGGCCTGCGGGAGTCGCCCTTCCCCGCCCCGGGGAAAACTGTCACCATCAAAAGCTTCATCCCCGAGTCGGGCACAGAG CTCATCGAGCTCACACGGCCTGTGGACGCCCATCTGGAGCACGTGGagttccaggctctgctccagcggCTCAGCCCTCACCTCATCCTGCACATCTTCGCCTCTGCCATGCTGGAGCGGCGGCTCATCTTCCTGGCCGAGGAGCTGAG TGTCCTGTCCCAGTGCATCCATGCCGTGGCTGCTCTGCTGTACCCCTTCACCTGGGCTCACACCTACATCCCCGTGCTGCCCGAGTGCCTGCTGGACACCGTGTGCTGCCCCACGCCCTTCATGGTCGGCATCCAGATGCGGCACCTGCAGCGGGTCCTGGAGCAGCCAATGGAGGAG GCTCTGATAGTTGATCTCTGTGAAGGGAAGATCATCCGGGCG GTGGGGGATGAGGAGGAAATCCTGCCTGGGAAGCTGCAGAACGAGATGCTGACATCTCTGAACAggcacaacaacaacaacaacgtGCACA cCTCGGAGCAGGTGAACGCCCTGGTGTCGGAGACCTTCGTGCAGTTCTTTGTGCGCTTGGTGGGGCACTACGGCTCCCACATCAAGTGGGGCAGGAGTGGCTCTGGCAGCTTCCAGGAGCGAAACTTCTGCAAGGCCATGGCCTCCAAGAGCTGCCGCCGGCTCCTCAAGAAGTTTGTGAAGACAAACATGTTCTCCCTATTTATTGAGGAAGCGGAGAAGAGCAGGATCCCCCAGGAAG CATAtttccagaagaaaataataGAGTACCATGAACAGAAGAAGCACAGAAAGGACTCCTGA